The stretch of DNA GGAAAGCATTCTGTTAAATTTTCGACTTATCTTACTGTTGCAGGCGAAATGGCAGAAAATGGGATGAACATGTAAGAGAATACTATCAATTTAATTCATGCAATTATGAATAACCGTGTACATCAAAGTAGTAGCAATAATGACCAACACCGTATAATACTCCTGAGAATAGAGTACAAGAAACGAGTTAAAGAATAACATTCTCAAACTTTCTTGATTCAAAGCCAACTCAAACGAATTCTAGATGTCAGAACAGCCTTCCATTGTCTACTCATAGAACGAAGATAGTAAAGGCCCTAGACAAAACCCGGATCAGCTGCAGGTGGGTGCAGAGCTACACACTCAAACTGCTCCGATGAGTACTTCTGGTAGACGGTCTTCAGCTTCCCTTCAGGAGCAGCTGCATGGGAGCTGACCAGGATCTTTGCACCTTCCCTGAAGATCACCCCAAAGAAGAATATTAGCTCAGTATCTCACGCATCCCATATACCAATCAAACTCTCCATAGACAACAAACAATCAAGCTCAGAACTTCAGAGTTTCTAGTACCGGAGACACACTTACATAAGCTGTTGCTCATGGAGGCCAGTGTGGTGCTTCAGGGTGCCTGTCCAGAGAGGACTCTTCCTCAGTGTGCAACGAGCAGCGTACACCGCAGAAGCGGCAACCACTGAAGGACGGATTGTCACCATGCGGTAATCCATCAGTGCGAGCTCTCCGAAGAAGAGGATCATATGCCCGAGCTGCATTCATACGAACAGACGAGAAGTTTCAGCAACAAATACACCTGATCTTAGAAAAACATTCACACGAACAGACGAGAAGTTCAATCCTTACCTGCTTATCACCGCGTCCTGCAGCTTTCGCGAACCGCACCAGGAAGTGGTATAGTGTGGGAAGAGTGAGGTTCCACTCCATGTTGTTCAGAATAGCCTTCTCCATGATGAGAATCTGTTGCCGACTGAATGCATCATCTGATAAGCTGATGAAATCATTCACCTGCAACACAAGAGTTCAGCTTCCAAGCATCCAGAAATAGAATAAAGAGTAGACACTAACAGAGCTTTGGCCTCACCTCTGGTGCCCAAATCTCTTCATATTTGGAGGCGATCAGCATCGCTGCGATGCCGACTAGCTGGAGCTCCCTCCTCAGCACGGGCTGCAGCGACAGGTAACGGTCCACGATGTATATGGTGAGGTACAACGTTTCTGGCATCAGCTCAAATCTGCGGTGAACCTCAACCATCCAGTCCGCGAGGATGGCGCGCATTTTGGGGTTGACCTCGGGTTGACTGCCCATGTAGTCACTGGGGCGGCTCTCGTGCTGCAATAACAAACATGGCGCATGGTGATCACACGTTCAATGATTCAGAAAAAAGGCTCAGTCGAGCAAACTTGTTAAAGATGAAGTAGTAGGTACCTCGGAGGCCTTGTAGAACTTGTAGATGTCCTCCACATAGTCCACCATAGCAAGCTGGTTGTTGCCATCCAGCTTGTCAATATCTTCAATGAGCTCTTTCTGCTTAATGCCACACGCGGTCTGACATTGACCAGAAGAACAGCAAGGTTAACCGATCAGAAATGACGGAGCAGCACAAGTGTTAGATGTATCACTCACTCACCTTAGAACGGGCGGTGAGGACGGTTGTAAGCGTGCACACGACCTTCTTCCTGGAATTCTTTTGCGCAGAGTTGCTGCTGCCGGCGGCAGCCTGTGACGGCTTCCTGTTCTCGTCGGAGCTGGTGGCGATCTTGGGGGGCTGCTCAGGGCGCGGGACGGGCTTTGCAGGAGCCTTCCTGACCGGCTTCGGGACCGCACGGGCCGCTACAGGCTTGGCCGGAGGCATGACATTCTGCAAAACCACTAACCTGAATCAAATCAAATGCTTCAGAGGCAAGAATCTGCAGAATCAAATACAATGCCAGTACCTTGTTCGCCAGAGCCGCGTTCTTTAAGAGCTGGGCGCCGAAGCTCCTCGTGATGGGGCGATTGATCCCCTCCGGCAGCTGGATCTTTCTGTAACAAGAAGTTTCAGGGGACAGTATGAAAGAAAGAAAACGAGCGCAGAAGGCCGTGCCGATTTCTGGTTTCTTACCCGTCGAGGACATCGGTCACGACATTGCCGATGTcaccgagggcccggcggcggccggcggcggcgatcttCTGCTTCCCCGCCTGGACTGCGGCACCTGATCATTGCGGAAGCGGAGTGAGAACTCGATTATCATTGGCACGGGATGAAATTCGTGTGAACTCGAAGCAAAGCTTCCCCGAAGCATAAAGAAAGAACAACAAATCTATCTTTTCAAACTGTAATTTCATTCGTCATGCAAATCAGGAGCAGGCAGATCAAGAAATCAAATCAAACAGGCTGGACTGCATCAGAATGAAGCGTTGATGCATTAATGAATAACGGGAGTAGAAAAAA from Panicum hallii strain FIL2 chromosome 3, PHallii_v3.1, whole genome shotgun sequence encodes:
- the LOC112886651 gene encoding cyclin-B1-5-like isoform X1 encodes the protein MATRNHHAAAAQQPANRGAAVQAGKQKIAAAGRRRALGDIGNVVTDVLDGKIQLPEGINRPITRSFGAQLLKNAALANKNVMPPAKPVAARAVPKPVRKAPAKPVPRPEQPPKIATSSDENRKPSQAAAGSSNSAQKNSRKKVVCTLTTVLTARSKTACGIKQKELIEDIDKLDGNNQLAMVDYVEDIYKFYKASEHESRPSDYMGSQPEVNPKMRAILADWMVEVHRRFELMPETLYLTIYIVDRYLSLQPVLRRELQLVGIAAMLIASKYEEIWAPEVNDFISLSDDAFSRQQILIMEKAILNNMEWNLTLPTLYHFLVRFAKAAGRGDKQLGHMILFFGELALMDYRMVTIRPSVVAASAVYAARCTLRKSPLWTGTLKHHTGLHEQQLMEGAKILVSSHAAAPEGKLKTVYQKYSSEQFECVALHPPAADPGFV
- the LOC112886651 gene encoding cyclin-B1-5-like isoform X2 translates to MATRNHHAAAAQQPANRGAAVQAGKQKIAAAGRRRALGDIGNVVTDVLDGKIQLPEGINRPITRSFGAQLLKNAALANKNVMPPAKPVAARAVPKPVRKAPAKPVPRPEQPPKIATSSDENRKPSQAAAGSSNSAQKNSRKKVVCTLTTVLTARSKTACGIKQKELIEDIDKLDGNNQLAMVDYVEDIYKFYKASEHESRPSDYMGSQPEVNPKMRAILADWMVEVHRRFELMPETLYLTIYIVDRYLSLQPVLRRELQLVGIAAMLIASKYEEIWAPEVNDFISLSDDAFSRQQILIMEKAILNNMEWNLTLPTLYHFLVRFAKAAGRGDKQLGHMILFFGELALMDYRMVTIRPSVVAASAVYAARCTLRKSPLWTGTLKHHTGLHEQQLM